In the genome of Coraliomargarita algicola, one region contains:
- a CDS encoding flavodoxin family protein — MKLTVFYGTETGNAKGLAQKVAKKGEKNGVEVDIVDLASSEVSVLESIDHPFVVIISTWDDGAPPPKCVPFCKALAETDLSLTGKQYTVLALGDTEYPLFCECGKQVDARLSALGAEAVMPRTDLGADFMVSYIGWSKNFWKTMAKVYGVKK; from the coding sequence ATGAAACTCACGGTATTCTACGGAACTGAAACAGGCAACGCCAAGGGATTGGCTCAAAAGGTCGCCAAAAAAGGCGAAAAGAACGGGGTCGAAGTCGACATTGTCGACCTGGCCAGCAGCGAGGTCTCTGTCCTCGAAAGTATCGATCATCCCTTTGTCGTCATCATCTCCACCTGGGACGACGGCGCGCCCCCACCGAAATGTGTGCCCTTCTGCAAAGCTTTGGCGGAAACCGATCTCTCACTGACGGGAAAGCAATACACCGTGCTCGCTCTCGGTGATACAGAATATCCGCTCTTCTGTGAGTGTGGCAAACAAGTCGACGCCCGCCTCTCAGCTCTAGGCGCCGAAGCAGTCATGCCACGCACCGACCTCGGTGCCGACTTCATGGTCAGCTATATCGGCTGGTCTAAGAACTTTTGGAAGACCATGGCCAAGGTCTATGGCGTCAAAAAGTAA
- a CDS encoding homocitrate synthase/isopropylmalate synthase family protein: MPPKAPYLIDTTLRDGEQAAGVVFALSEKLQIARELDALGLPELEVGIPAMGASERAHIRMIASSGLHCKILTWGRATVEDLRAAMGSGADGFHFSLPASELHQRIWKKDAAWVFKTMESISRLAADHFEYFTIGAQDASRADSEFLKYFMHAAQNLGAKRIRYADTTGRLNPLQTQQVIQNLRSHGDIEIEFHGHNDLGMATANSVTALLAGADCASVTVNGLGERAGNAPLEEVATALLCSSRIDLGLDISRLASLSDLVAHASDRRLKWDKPVTGKGSFTHESGIHCSGQMQDKSSYEVLNPEAVGHTRPPHVIGRHSSCRALIEAAAQMGWQLEQCQAEQLLPQVRETATQLGRALEQNELRQIIHTLNIKKAS; the protein is encoded by the coding sequence ATGCCACCGAAAGCTCCCTATTTAATCGACACGACACTACGCGACGGCGAACAAGCCGCCGGCGTCGTTTTCGCGCTCTCTGAAAAGCTCCAGATCGCGCGCGAGCTGGATGCACTCGGCTTACCCGAATTGGAAGTCGGAATTCCTGCGATGGGGGCCAGTGAACGCGCACACATCCGCATGATCGCCAGCAGCGGGCTACATTGCAAAATCCTGACCTGGGGACGCGCCACGGTCGAAGACTTACGCGCCGCCATGGGCTCCGGCGCCGACGGATTTCACTTCTCCCTGCCCGCCAGCGAACTACATCAGCGCATTTGGAAAAAAGATGCCGCATGGGTATTCAAAACAATGGAGTCGATCAGCCGCCTCGCAGCGGATCATTTCGAGTATTTCACCATAGGTGCGCAAGACGCCTCCCGCGCCGACAGTGAGTTTCTCAAATACTTCATGCATGCAGCACAAAACTTAGGCGCAAAACGTATTCGCTATGCGGATACAACAGGACGCCTCAACCCTTTGCAAACACAGCAAGTCATTCAAAACCTGCGATCGCACGGAGATATCGAAATCGAGTTCCACGGTCACAATGACCTGGGCATGGCCACTGCCAACAGCGTCACCGCCCTGCTGGCAGGCGCCGACTGCGCCAGCGTCACCGTCAACGGGCTAGGCGAACGTGCGGGCAATGCACCGCTCGAAGAAGTCGCCACCGCACTATTATGCTCCTCACGAATCGACCTCGGGCTCGACATCAGCCGCCTCGCATCGCTCAGCGACTTAGTCGCCCACGCCTCCGACCGCCGACTCAAATGGGACAAACCGGTCACAGGTAAAGGCAGCTTCACCCACGAGTCCGGCATCCATTGCAGCGGCCAGATGCAAGACAAGTCCAGCTACGAAGTCCTCAACCCCGAAGCCGTTGGGCACACACGCCCCCCACATGTCATCGGTCGCCACTCCAGTTGCCGCGCATTGATCGAAGCAGCGGCTCAAATGGGCTGGCAGCTCGAGCAATGCCAAGCGGAGCAATTACTGCCCCAAGTGCGTGAAACCGCCACCCAACTCGGCCGCGCACTCGAACAAAACGAACTCAGGCAAATTATCCACACACTCAACATAAAGAAAGCATCCTAA